Proteins encoded within one genomic window of Equus caballus isolate H_3958 breed thoroughbred chromosome 20, TB-T2T, whole genome shotgun sequence:
- the GTF2H4 gene encoding general transcription factor IIH subunit 4: protein MESTPSRGGLNRVHLQCRNLQEFLGSLSPGVLDRLYGHPATCLAVFRELPSLAKNWVMRMLFLEQPLPQAAVALWVKKEFSKAQEESTGLLSGLRIWHTQLLPGGLQGLILNPVFRQNLRIALLGGGKAWSDDTSQLGPDKHARDVPSLDKYAEERWEVVLHFMVGSPSAAVSQDLAQLLSQAGLMKSTEPGEPPCITSAGFQFLLLDTPAQLWYFMLQYLQTAQSRGMDLVEILSFLFQLSFSTLGKDYSVEGMSDSLLNFLQHLREFGLVFQRKRKSRRYYPTRLAINLSSGVSGAGGTAHQPGFIVVETNYRLYAYTESELQIALIALFSEMLYRFPNMVVAQVTRESVQQAIASGITAQQIIHFLRTRAHPVMLKQTPVLPPTITDQIRLWELERDRLRFTEGVLYNQFLSQVDFELLLAHARELGVLVFENSAKRLMVVTPAGHSDVKRFWKRQKHSS, encoded by the exons ATGGAGAGCACCCCCTCAAGGGGTGGACTGAACCGAGTACACCTACAATGCAGGAATCTGCAGGAATTCCTAGGGAGCCTGAGCCCTGGGGTTTTGGACCGATTATATGGGCACCCTGCCACCTGTCTGGCTGTCTTCAG GGAGCTCCCATCTTTGGCTAAGAACTGGGTGATGCGGATGCTCTTTCTGGAGCAGCCTTTGCCACAAGCTGCTGTAGCTCTGTGGGTGAAGAAGGAATTCAGCAA AGCTCAGGAGGAAAGTACAGGGCTTTTGAGCGGGCTCCGTATCTGGCACACCCAGCTGCTCCCTGGTGGTCTCCAGGGCCTCATCCTCAACCCCGTCTTCCGCCAGAACCTCCGCATTGCCCTTCTGGGTGG GGGCAAGGCCTGGTCTGATGACACGAGTCAGCTGGGACCAGACAAGCATGCCCGGGATGTTCCCTCACTTGACAAGTATGCCGAGGAGCGATGGGAG GTGGTCCTGCATTTCATGGTGGGCTCCCCTAGTGCAGCCGTCAGCCAGGACCTGGCTCAGCTCCTCAGCCAGGCTGGGCTcatgaagag TACTGAACCTGGAGAGCCACCCTGCATTACTTCTGCCGGCTTCCAGTTCCTGTTGCTGGACACCCCTGCCCAGCTCTGGTACTTTATGTTGCAGTATCTGCAGACAGCCCAG AGTCGGGGCATGGACCTAGTGGagattctctccttcctcttccagctCAGCTTCTCTACTCTGGGCAAG GATTACTCTGTAGAAGGTATGAGTGATTCTCTGTTGAACTTCCTGCAACATCTACGTGAGTTTGGGCTTGTTTTCCAGAGGAAG AGGAAATCTCGGCGTTACTACCCCACGCGCCTGGCCATCAATCTCTCATCAGGTGTTTCTGGGGCTGGGGGCACTGCACATCAGCCTGGCTTCATTGTCGTGGAAACCAATTACCGACTGTATGCCTACACGG AGTCGGAGCTGCAGATCGCCCTCATTGCCCTCTTCTCCGAGATGCTCTATCGCTTTCCCAACATGGTGGTGGCACAGGTGACCAGAGAGAGCGTGCAGCAGGCCATCGCCAGTGGCATCACAGCCCAGCAG ATCATCCATTTCCTAAGGACAAGGGCCCACCCAGTGATGCTTAAACAG ACACCTGTGTTGCCCCCCACCATCACTGACCAGATCCGGCTGTGGGAGCTGGAAAGGGACAGACTCCGGTTCACTGAGG GCGTCTTGTATAACCAGTTCCTGTCGCAAGTGGACTTTGAGCTGCTGCTGGCGCACGCGCGGGAGCTGGGCGTGCTGGTGTTCGAGAATTCGGCCAAGCGGCTCATGGTGGTGACCCCGGCCGGGCACAGCGACGTCAAGCGCTTCTGGAAGCGGCAGAAGCACAGCTCCTGA